The sequence GCCGACGAACAGATCCTCGAGCGCGGCGAGCGTGGCCTGGGCCTTCGGGTCGAGCATGCTGTGCGGCCCGGCGGGCAAGCCGGCATGAAGCACGCCGAGGATCACGGCGATGTCGAGGTCGCGGCCCATTGCGCCGGACGCGGCCGGCAGCAGGCTGGCATAGGCCCCAGCCCGCCAATGGCCGTCCAGCGCCTCTGCAAGGGCCGCCGAGGCCTCCCAGCACCGCCCGGCGGTCCCGGAGTCGCCACAAGCCTCCAGCCAATCGGCACCCCGGCGCAGCGCGGCGCATTGCACAACGCGGGTGTAATAGTCGTGGCCGAGGCTGTCCTCCCAGATCTCGAAGCTGGGCTCGGCGTGATGCGCCAGGACGAAGTCCAGGTCGATGCGCAGCAGCCCGGCCGCCTCGTCCCGCACGCCCGGCTCCAGCAGGCCGTCGTCGAGGCACCGCAGCAGGGTCAGGGCCCGCAGCGCCGACCCGTCATGCTGCGGCCGCGACCAGTTCAGCGTGTCCAGCGTGCCGTCCGGGTTGACCCGGACCTCGCCCCAGACCCGGTCGCCGGCGACGCCGCGCAGATCGGCCTCGGAGCGGACATGCTGCACGACATCCGGGTCGACGCCCTGCCGCGGGTCACCCTTGGCCAGCACCGCGGCGCCGGTCAGGCCGCGCAGGCCGAGGCTGAAGCGGATGAAGTCGCGGATATGGCCGGCATCCGCGGCCGGCCGGGTGCCGTCGGCCACCAGGATCCGCAGTGCGTCCATCACCAGCGCCGAATCCCGGAACCAGTGGAAGAAATAATCCGGGTCCGGGTCATAGGCCCCCATCACCGAAGAGGCCACGACCGATCCCGGCTTCGGCACGATGCGCTGGCGGAAGGGCCGCCGCTCCTTCACCAGATGGGTGGCGGAGACGCCGAGCGTCAGGTTCCGGGCGGCGACCGCGTATTGCCGGTCGAGCCAGTCGGTCAGAGCGGTGCTGCCGGAGGGACTCAAGCGTCGATCAGGCCGAGACGGGTCTCGATCCGGTCAAGCCGCTTCTCGATCTTGTCGAAGCGCACGGAGTGTTCGGCCAGGACGACTTCGATGCGCGCGGTGTTGACTTCGAGCCGCCCGACACGGGCGGTCAGGTCGTCCAGGCGGTCGACGATGCGATCCATGCCGGCGCGAAGATGCCGGAGATGTTCGAGGACGAGGTTCTCGGTGTTCTCGTTCATGGCTCGACCAATGTAGCAGACTTTCCAGGAGATAGACGATGGTCGCCGTCATCGCCCGCCCAGATGCGGGCTCTCGAAGCCGAGGGTGCGCAGGCCGCGCTGGACGTCCGGGTCGCTCATGAACAGCCGCCACAAGAGGCCGGTGCGGTGGTTCTCGATCATCACCACGATCGGGCCCTGGTCGATCGCCAGATAGGTGTCGGCCACCCAGTTCGCCTGCTCGGAGAAGGCGTCGACGAAGCCGTATCGATCCCAGATCCGGTCGCCCAGCTTTTCGTAGAAGTGCCGCAGCGCCCGCATCGACTGCTCCGGCGTGTAGGGCATCGCCGACAAGGCGGCGGTCGGGGTGATGACGCCGAGGTCGTTGTCCGGCGCATGGGCCGAATAGCCCCCCGGCGTGTCGCTGGCGGTCAGGCCCCAGCAATCCGGCCCGTAGCCCTTGAAGCCGTTCGGGTTGCGGACGCAGTGCTCGTAATTGATCAGCGTATGCCGGCGGTTCTGCTCCCAGTAGTCGGCATACCGGTCCTTCAGGCCGCGCGGGTCGAGGCCGAGGAAGGAGTAGTGGCTGAAGAACAGCGGCCCGCCATAGGGCATACCGAGCGGCAGCTCGACGTCGTAATAGCTGCGCCGGCTCAGGAACCAGCGGCCGACGGCCCAGCCGCGGTGATAGACCTCGGCGTCGATGGCGTAGCGCGGCGAGGCGGCGGCGATGACATAGGCGATCAGGCACTCGTTCCAGCCGCGGATCTCGTGGCCCAGGCCCCAGCCGTTGTTGGCGCCCCAGTGCCAGAACAGCACGTTCAGCCCGCCGCGGGTGTACCAGTTCCACTCGGTCTCGTTCCACATCCAGCCGATGTGGTTGCGCAGCTCGGTCTCGGCGGCCGTGTCGCGGTCGAAATAGCGGCGCGCGGTCAGCAGCCCCTGGAACAGGAACGCGGTCTCGACCAGGTCGCCGCCGTCGTCCTTGCGGCTGAACGCGACGGTGGCGCCAGTGCGGCCGTCGAGGAAATGCGGGAACACGCCGTGATGCGAGGTGGTGCGCTCGAGATGGCGCACGATCGTCATCAGTCGCTCGACCGCCGCGGCCCGGTCGATCCAGCCGCGCTCGGCGGCGACGATGATGGCCAGGATGCCGAAGCCGGAGCCGCCGGTCGTCACCCAGTCGTTCGGCGCCTTGCCGGCGCGGTCCGTGCGATCCGGGATCATGCCGCTGACCGGGTGCGCCGCCTCCCAGAAGAAGCGGAAGGTCTGGCGCTGCACGAGGTCGAGCAGGGCGTCGTCCGACAGCGCCGCGGCGCCCTTCTTGGAGGCGCGGCGGGGTGCGGCAGGCCGTTTGGTCATTCCATCGGGTCTCGGTGGTGGAGCAGGGGGGCGAAGCCGGCGGAGGAGGGGATCGCCCGCCGCGGCGGCCTGCCGATCGGGATCCGGCGCTCGCCCGTGACCTCGTCGGTCAGATGCAGCCGCAGGACACGGGTGTAGAAGCCGTTCTTGACCTCTCGCCGGGCGATGGTGATCACCGCCGTCTCCGGCAGCTCCTGCTCGAAGATCGACATCGCGGTCTTCCGCCGCTCCTCGTCCAACGCATCGACCATCTCGTCGATGAACACCCATCGCGGCTTGTGCAGCAGCAGCCGGGCGAAGGTCAGGGTCTGCAGCTCGTCACTGGTCAGCTCCTTGTCCCAGTTCTTGACCTGGTCGAGCGAGATCTCGTGATGCCCCATCTCGGTGCGCCGGAGCGCGGCGCAGATCTGCTCGTCGGTGAAGCTGGACGCATCCATCGGATAGGTCAGGGCGTCGCGCAGCGGGCCGGGCGGCAGATAGGGCCGCTGCGGCAGGAACATGGTGCGGGCCTGGGGCGGCATCAGGATGCGGCCGGTGCCCCAGGGCCACAGGCCGGCGAAGGCGCGGAACAACGTGCTCTTGCCGCCGCCGGTGCGGCCGACGATCAGGACCCGCTCGCCCGGCTTGATCTCGACCCGCTCGTCGTCCAGCACCGCCAGGCCGCCGGCCGACAGCACGCCCAGCTTCTCGAAGCCCAGCGTGTCGCCGGTGCCTTCGGCGATCTCGATCCTGCGCGGTTCCCCGTTCAGGGTCTCGAGCGTCACCAGCGTCTCGCGGAAGCTCATCACCCGCAGCAGTGTTGCCCGCCAGTCGGCCAGGTTGCTGAAATTATCGACGAACCAGCGCAGCGCCTGCTGCACCTGGACGAAGGCGCCCACCGCCACCATCAGTTCGCCGAAGGTCAGGTCGCCACCGAAATAGCCGGGCGAGGCGACCAGGATCGGGGCGACGATGGTGAACCAGCCATAGCCGGCGGTGATCCAGGTCAGGTTGGTGACGGCGCGGACGTAGCGCAGCATCACCGCGACGATCCGGTCGAGGTCGGCGTCCAGCCGGCGCCGCTCATCGGCCTCGCCGCTGTCGAGCGTGATCCCGTCGACATGCTCGTTGACCCGGACCAGGGCCGAGCGCAGATCGGCCTCGCGGGCATAGCGTTCGGCATTGATGTTGATCAGCGGCCGCCCGACGCGCCAGCTGATCCAGGAGGCCGCGGCGGCATAGAGCAGGGCGCACCATACCATGTAGCCCGGGATCGACAGAGCCATGCCGTCGATCTTGAGGGCGATGCCCTGGGACAAGATCCACAGCACGCCGACGAAGCTGATCAGCAGCAGGGTCGACTGCAGCAGGCCGATGCCGAGATCGGTCGACAGCTCGGTCAGGTGCCGCGTGTCCTCGTGGATGCGCTGATCCGGGTTCTCGCCGATCTCGCCGGCGCCGGCCAGGCGGAAGGCGCGCTTGGGCTTCAGCCACTCGCTGAACAGGTCGCGGGTCAGCCCGGCCCGCAGCCGCACCTTCAGCGTCTGGTTGAGCCAGGCCTGGGCGACGTTGAGGGTCAGCAGCACGCCGGCGATGACGACGAAGACCAGCAACTGGTGGAAGAAGCCGATCAGGCTCTTCTGCGCCAGCGCGTCATAGAACGGTTGATTCCAGGCGTTCAGCCGGATCTGCGCCGCCGCGGTCAGGGCGACGACGATGACGACGCCGACGATGAGGACAAGGATCCGCTTCCAGTCGGGGGAGGCTCGCAGCGTCCGGAACAGGGTCAGGAGCTGAGAGGGGAGAGTCTGGCTGACGATCGATTGCCCGTCACCAGCAGCCGTGTGCGACGCCTCGGGCGCCTGTGCCATTGAACCTGTCCGATCCCTACCGCTTCTTGCGCTCCCCTTCGGGATGCTTGCCTCGATCATACCCAGAGACGCGATGTCGGTCGTGCACCGAATTGAAACGCCAGGATTCATGCGGGTTTGCGCCCCCATCACGACACCCGTTCCGCATCGACGGCGACGGGGCGGTCATAGACTCGGCGAGATGCGCTCTCGAACCGGAGGGCAGGGGCATCCGAACCGGATCGTACCGAGGCGGTAAAAGAGGGCGTCATTTATTTATCCACACCGAAAATCGCTTCGTTTCGAATGGTGCAGGGCGCGG comes from Inquilinus sp. Marseille-Q2685 and encodes:
- a CDS encoding glucoamylase family protein, encoding MTKRPAAPRRASKKGAAALSDDALLDLVQRQTFRFFWEAAHPVSGMIPDRTDRAGKAPNDWVTTGGSGFGILAIIVAAERGWIDRAAAVERLMTIVRHLERTTSHHGVFPHFLDGRTGATVAFSRKDDGGDLVETAFLFQGLLTARRYFDRDTAAETELRNHIGWMWNETEWNWYTRGGLNVLFWHWGANNGWGLGHEIRGWNECLIAYVIAAASPRYAIDAEVYHRGWAVGRWFLSRRSYYDVELPLGMPYGGPLFFSHYSFLGLDPRGLKDRYADYWEQNRRHTLINYEHCVRNPNGFKGYGPDCWGLTASDTPGGYSAHAPDNDLGVITPTAALSAMPYTPEQSMRALRHFYEKLGDRIWDRYGFVDAFSEQANWVADTYLAIDQGPIVVMIENHRTGLLWRLFMSDPDVQRGLRTLGFESPHLGGR
- a CDS encoding ABC transporter ATP-binding protein/permease, coding for MAQAPEASHTAAGDGQSIVSQTLPSQLLTLFRTLRASPDWKRILVLIVGVVIVVALTAAAQIRLNAWNQPFYDALAQKSLIGFFHQLLVFVVIAGVLLTLNVAQAWLNQTLKVRLRAGLTRDLFSEWLKPKRAFRLAGAGEIGENPDQRIHEDTRHLTELSTDLGIGLLQSTLLLISFVGVLWILSQGIALKIDGMALSIPGYMVWCALLYAAAASWISWRVGRPLININAERYAREADLRSALVRVNEHVDGITLDSGEADERRRLDADLDRIVAVMLRYVRAVTNLTWITAGYGWFTIVAPILVASPGYFGGDLTFGELMVAVGAFVQVQQALRWFVDNFSNLADWRATLLRVMSFRETLVTLETLNGEPRRIEIAEGTGDTLGFEKLGVLSAGGLAVLDDERVEIKPGERVLIVGRTGGGKSTLFRAFAGLWPWGTGRILMPPQARTMFLPQRPYLPPGPLRDALTYPMDASSFTDEQICAALRRTEMGHHEISLDQVKNWDKELTSDELQTLTFARLLLHKPRWVFIDEMVDALDEERRKTAMSIFEQELPETAVITIARREVKNGFYTRVLRLHLTDEVTGERRIPIGRPPRRAIPSSAGFAPLLHHRDPME
- a CDS encoding glycoside hydrolase family 15 protein; this encodes MSPSGSTALTDWLDRQYAVAARNLTLGVSATHLVKERRPFRQRIVPKPGSVVASSVMGAYDPDPDYFFHWFRDSALVMDALRILVADGTRPAADAGHIRDFIRFSLGLRGLTGAAVLAKGDPRQGVDPDVVQHVRSEADLRGVAGDRVWGEVRVNPDGTLDTLNWSRPQHDGSALRALTLLRCLDDGLLEPGVRDEAAGLLRIDLDFVLAHHAEPSFEIWEDSLGHDYYTRVVQCAALRRGADWLEACGDSGTAGRCWEASAALAEALDGHWRAGAYASLLPAASGAMGRDLDIAVILGVLHAGLPAGPHSMLDPKAQATLAALEDLFVGLFPINAGRPAPALGRFREDRYYGGGAWYIATLAAAEFNYRLAAGVAGGAAFALTEDNRGFVVRVLGAEPGPEDLDSRRLVGALLARGDAFLATVRTFTPLDGALSEQIDRATGAQSSAKHLGWSYAGFITAVQARRRIAQI